The Mytilus galloprovincialis chromosome 4, xbMytGall1.hap1.1, whole genome shotgun sequence genome contains a region encoding:
- the LOC143072738 gene encoding frataxin, mitochondrial-like, whose amino-acid sequence MSKLLKLGVLKYFKPPSVLISNTTRTSSTATRVCSCGSYIQNIKRRQKEQQTYRQTPQLSCSTTTNSSELSVNKYEEISEETLQSLSDKFDLLAETKDCDPEYDVAYADGVLTVKISDKWGTYVINKQSPNKQIWLSSPISGPKRYDFTNGTWIYSHDGGSLHHLLTEEISKALSDDIDFSDCEYSNR is encoded by the exons ATGTCAAAACTGTTAAAACTTGGggttttaaagtattttaaaccTCCCAGTGTTTTAATAAGTAATACA ACTAGAACTTCATCCACAGCCACAAGAGTCTGTTCATGTGGttcatatatacaaaacattaaaagaagACAGAAAGAACAACAAACATACAGACAAACCCCTCAATTGTCTTGTTCAACAACGACTAACAG CTCAGAATTATCAGTAAATAAGTATGAAGAAATATCGGAAGAAACATTACAGTCATTATCTGACAAATTTGACTTATTAGCAGAGACTAAGGACTGTGATCCTGAATATGATGTAGCATACGCG GATGGTGTGTTAACAGTAAAGATCAGTGATAAATGGGGAACATATGTGATCAACAAACAGTCACCTAATAAACAGATCTGGTTATCATCTCCTATTAG TGGTCCAAAAAGATATGATTTTACAAATGGTACTTGGATTTATTCTCACGACGGAGGATCCTTACACCATCTGTTAACTGAGGAAATATCCAAAGCTCTTTCTGATGACATAGATTTCAGTGACTGTGAATACTCGAACCGTTAG